A genome region from Trichoderma asperellum chromosome 7, complete sequence includes the following:
- a CDS encoding uncharacterized protein (EggNog:ENOG41): protein MFSWKALSRPSQVRHDEEHQPLLPEYDEATERQTRLHEKLHTYQMLRALSNGYMPSNEQVITHLRTLLAADVLNPQTPGLSPSGRALVRTTRIWLGELIDLLKSKNSKDQIQDFLWYLAKARLEVDTSEIHARATMAKWKADAMAAVDSLKTVGSLLLTNSDFRIFLTDLSTVSREVFRDTAFSLRDVAHDTGKKLEPAEEEQQALKQAGGDEQPAPSTEDLQEEVMEVAEIVTSGAGDVVGTAARSARDHLQGDEQEALTYRLKQAVLKLRKRPNYSDSVSTISLLLRRYLKTYARAAAYTAEVIEDDVNINPEADEALHDFWKLITSFGSKDAWDEVEKSFHQVVEIGQSDPAFEDLVDHVSKLVQDILMDPDFFSNAEKRFEDVRDRSRELATETSIRDKLDDLLRSLSLALRSVGEDAEVTQLTRSSARIAHIISPPNQYFNTEMTSDLINVFLPVLIQAVQYVPIPRLEVSTPDVDLLVENLILEPGRTVNNSSFLPYRLQVSTRNDVDIRKARFQILSTVTSLATIKISGLSIAAEELGYWLQLHSGILGFSDKGIASIELDERGIDLILDIEIGRDRLEKIVSLRKASVRIHHLNYTLRGSRFSFFGWLLKPFIRPIVKRAMERSIASTIEDALHTLNRELVFARERLRATQIASPEDLWTFIRAVAARLIPRPHPDVEARIGVRPEIFRGRYAPGSLVELWEREAQDASQKIYEYERGGWRNDIFGVRTRPA from the coding sequence ATGTTTTCTTGGAAGGCGCTGAGCAGGCCGTCCCAAGTTCGCCATGACGAGGAACACCAGCCGCTGCTCCCTGAATATGACGAGGCGACGGAGAGGCAGACTCGCCTGCATGAGAAGCTTCACACGTACCAGATGCTGCGGGCTCTTTCGAATGGCTACATGCCCTCAAACGAACAAGTCATCACTCACCTTCGCACCTTGCTGGCGGCTGATGTTCTCAACCCGCAGACTCCTGGCCTGAGTCCCTCGGGCAGGGCGCTGGTTCGCACAACTCGCATATGGCTCGGCGAACTGATCGACTTGTTGAAGTCCAAAAACTCCAAAGACCAGATCCAAGATTTTCTCTGGTACTTGGCCAAGGCACGGCTCGAAGTAGACACATCTGAAATCCACGCCAGGGCTACGATGGCGAAATGGAAGGCTGACGCGATGGCCGCTGTCGACAGTCTCAAGACCGTTGGATCGCTTCTGCTTACCAATTCTGATTTTCGAATTTTCTTAACGGATCTATCTACTGTTTCGCGTGAGGTTTTTCGGGATACTGCTTTTTCACTGAGAGATGTAGCCCATGATACGGGCAAGAAGCTCGAGCccgcagaagaagagcagcaggcTCTTAAACAGGCCGGTGGAGATGAACAGCCCGCGCCTTCAACGGAGGACTTGCAGGAAGAAGTCATGGAAGTAGCGGAAATCGTCACGAGTGGCGCTGGCGACGTCGTAGGCACAGCGGCCCGCAGCGCTCGGGATCACCTCCAGGGAGACGAGCAAGAGGCCTTGACGTATCGCCTCAAGCAAGCCGTGCTGAAACTCCGCAAAAGGCCAAATTATTCAGATTCCGTTTCTACGATTTCGCTTCTCCTCAGGCGCTATCTCAAAACTTACGCGCGTGCTGCGGCTTATACGGCTGAGGttattgaagatgatgtcAACATCAACCCAGAAGCCGATGAAGCTCTGCATGATTTTTGGAAGCTAATTACGTCATTCGGTAGCAAAGACGCGTGGGATGAAGTCGAAAAGTCATTCCATCAAGTTGTGGAAATTGGCCAGTCCGATCCGGCATTTGAAGATCTTGTAGACCACGTCTCTAAGCTGGTGCAGGATATCCTGATGGATCCAGACTTTTTCAGCAATGCGGAAAAGCGTTTTGAAGATGTTCGCGATAGGTCGAGAGAGCTCGCCACGGAAACTTCAATCAGGGACAAGCTCGATGACCTGCTTCGTAGTCTGAGCTTGGCCTTGCGCTCTGTGGGTGAGGATGCCGAAGTTACTCAACTCACGCGCAGTTCAGCTCGCATCGCGCACATCATCTCGCCGCCGAATCAGTACTTCAACACAGAAATGACCTCCGATTTAATCAATGTGTTCCTACCAGTGTTGATACAGGCGGTTCAGTATGTGCCGATCCCACGGCTCGAAGTTTCGACTCCGGATGTCGATTTGCTTGTTGAAAATTTAATTTTGGAGCCTGGCCGCACAGTCAACAATTCTTCGTTCCTCCCGTATAGGCTGCAGGTTTCAACTCGAAATGATGTCGACATTCGTAAAGCTCGCTTTCAGATCTTATCAACCGTAACGTCCCTGGCTACGATCAAGATCTCGGGACTGTCCATcgcggcggaggagctggGATACTGGCTGCAGTTGCATTCTGGTATACTGGGATTTTCCGACAAAGGCATTGCGAGCATCGAATTGGACGAGCGTGGCATTGACCTGATTCTGGATATTGAAATCGGCCGAGACCGACTCGAAAAGATTGTCTCTCTGCGCAAAGCCAGCGTTCGTATCCACCATCTCAATTACACTCTTCGTGGCTCCAGGTTTTCATTCTTTGGCTGGCTTCTCAAGCCCTTTATCCGGCCAATTGTGAAACGGGCAATGGAGAGGAGCATTGCTTCCACAATCGAGGACGCACTGCACACTCTGAACCGAGAACTCGTCTTTGCCCGAGAACGTTTGCGCGCAACCCAAATCGCCAGCCCAGAAGATCTATGGACTTTTATTAGAGCTGTGGCCGCTCGACTCATCCCCAGGCCACATCCAGATGTCGAGGCTCGTATTGGCGTGCGTCCGGAGATATTCCGCGGCCGTTATGCGCCGGGAAGCCTGGTGGAGCTCTGGGAGCGTGAAGCCCAAGATGCCAGCCAGAAAATCTACGAGTATGAAAGAGGCGGATGGCGCAATGACATATTCGGTGTGCGAACTCGCCCGGCGTAG